GCTCTGAAAGTGGACGAGAACCAGCTGATGTACCTGCCCGACTCCATAGGCGGGTAAGTGGGGGCGCCGTCGGGCGGCTGGCTCCCCGAGCAGCTGTCTCTTCGACTTGGCCGGGGCGGCAGGGACGCTGAATCCTCGTTACTGCCAGGCAACGTCTAGCATGTCAGCCTCGCCCCGCTGAGAGTGACCAGACGTCGAGCGTAACATAAATACACAGAGACATTCATCTGTCATTTTAAATGTCGTTAATAGCAGGCACTCGTTAAGAAAATAAAGCAGAGGCAGACCCATGTCCCGcgagtgtgtttctgtgtttctgtgtttctttAATGGTTTACCTGTCCACCCTTATCTTATTTCTCTATTATTGATATTGTTACAACCTGTTGTTGCTCCCTGTGTGTTCTGCATGGCAatagtgaccccacccctttcgGTTTCCCTCATGGAACCATCACGTTTTCCACAGTTTCCATCACACTGTTAGTGCTCTGTCGTCCATGTGATCATTCTCAGGTAGCCCAAAGAGCTACAGCCCTGAGATGGACCTGTATTTCCGAGTGCTGGATTAGCACGTGTCAGGTGGATTTCAGAAGTGTGAACCCTGTCACTGTGCACCGAATGACAGCGGTTTATTTGGGTCGCTGATTGTGAGCCATCTTTGTGTGGGTCACGGAATGGAAATCGAATCCTAACCTTGAGGAGTGATGTTTTCCTGGTAGCTTAGGGCTGACTTTAGCAGAGTGATGTGTGCGCGACCTCGGGTTTCAGTGACTGATTGGCGTTTGACTGTCGTGTgtttatttagaaaaataacCTCCTTTAAAAACCTGTCCTCCTCATTGTGAGTCATGGGACAGGATGATGCAAGGGGGCTCTAACCCTAAGCCCTTCTGGTGTAGTGGGTCAAGCCCCCCCAGAATGCTCGTTAGCTTTCCAGTCATGCCGTAAAATGCTTTGATTGCCAGCAGTTTTTGTGTGAACGCTTTCCTTCGCCCCCACATGTAAATCACACCTCACCTGAACTACAGCTCTCCCAGTCGACTCGCATTGTCCTCTACTATGGTTTCAGGAACCATTccgtatttttttgttttattctgctttttttttttctttttgaggaACACTTGATCCATAAGCATAAGTAGCACTGAAATTAATATGCACCACGtttccacattttatttattcatgggTTCTCTCCGGAAAATGCCGCAGCGTTGAGCGGCACTGAAAGACCCCCTTTGTGTGCTCGGTCCTCCGGGCCGCTCGCTGAAGCAGCTGACTTTGGAGCAGACGACCTCACATCCCGAGgctggtggtggggtggggggggggggggggaggggatgccAAATTCAGATGGAGGATCGATAGACAGGTGCCTCTTTCTAAGGGGTGGGGGACAAATGGCTGCCCTTCAGTTGGTTTGAGAATTTGAGTACTAGCTTACGTCACACCAGTACAGGCCCGGCCTACGGATCGGCAACCTCCTGTTTGTGCTTTATCGAGTGATGAAGCGATGGCCTTTTGAAACGCTCGCTGCCTATCTGTCTTGGGTCACATGCTGGTGtgtctcctcccccccccacccccccactttgGCTCAGGCTCGCCGCCCTGGAGGAACTAGACTGCAGCTTAAATGAGATCGAGGCGTTGCCGCCGTCTATGGGCCAGTGCACCAACCTGCGTACCTTCGCTGCCGACCACAACTTCCTGACCCAGCTGCCCCCAGAGGTGAGAATGGGCCCCTCCGCCACGCCGCCATGCCAGTGCTGTTGGGGCCGATGTTCACCCTGACAGCAGACATTACTTCATTGCTTTTTTGGTTATTGCTAGTGAATGATATTCAATTCATTTtcatatagcgcctttcacaacagagtagCCCCAAGGCACTTTATATGGGTGTGTTGTAATTCATTACAACGTCATTAAGACAGattaataaagaaaaaggaaagacaaaaaaattaaagagagaaagccagatgacaacagagAAATGGGGTGGagaaaaaacctctgggggttcagggtcaactggctgccctgTAGTCTCAGGGGCCCGGCAGCCCATCCTAGGCAacccagggcacaaggcagaggaatgCAATATCGGATGGGGGGGATAGTAGAGTGGGATTTATTTTTCTGGGGGAGGTGGCTAAAGATTTCATTGTGGAAGAAACTGCCTGAATGcttatttaaacaaaacaacGGTTAACAGATGCTCTTTcatgccccctgcaggtgggcAGCTGGAAGAACCTGACCGTGCTGTTCCTGCACTCCAACAAGCTGGAGTCCCTGCCAGAGGAGATGGGGGAGATGCAGAAGCTCAAGGTCATCAACCTCAGTGACAACAAGTGAGTCCCTGTGCGCGACCCTGCCCCTGTCGCTGGCACTGCTCTTCTTGTTACAGTTTCTGGCAAGCGGGGGTCTGAACAGCTTCCCACTTTACACTTTCCCATTTCAGCGTCTGGAATCCAGATTAGTTACGCTGCTCTGGGATGCGTTTACTTTTCATTCGATGGCTTTTTATCCGAACCATCTTGCCATTTTCACTCACCCGTGTGGCAGGCTTTACAGCTTTTACTGTCACTTCGGAGCCACTGCTTCAGTGTGCATCTGCTGCAGGAATGTTTGCCATTGATTAGGCCCAGGATCAACCCCCTCAGCGAGATGCGGCCTGCACATGTGGCAAGATGCTGATGCGTAGTTACGACGCGGGAAATCAACCCGGGCCTATATTCAGGATCAGATGGGGGAGGGCAATCTGCAGCAAGCCCCACTGGGTGGCCTTCTGTGTGAGGCGGACATCTCTCATGAACTTAAGCTTTAGTTGCCATTTGGGCAACTACAGGTATCTAGGAATCtgtttttgcatatcccatctcGTGcaactttattatttttaagacACATGCATTTGAGTGTCAAACTTACACCTCTGGAGCATTTTGCAGGCAGTGAAGAGCTCAAGGGCTCATTGGAAGATGTGGAAATCCTGCTTAggacgggggggaggggtgccgGCTTGTCGCTTCTCGCGTTCAGCTGATTCACCTGAGCTGCATGTATGTGGACTTGCGGAGGAAGTCCTCATGCCCAGCAGAAGGTGCTTTGGCCTGCGTTTATTTGTGCACTCTGAGATCAGTTCaggcccccccctcccccacacaccgATGCTGTTTGGCTTTAAATAGCACTTCTGCCTTGACTGTCCTGCCCAGTCCCAGCCATTTATACAGCTCAGTGAAATAGTCCCACAGATCAGTTCCCCTTGTGTTACTGGGACAAGCTAAAGGTCATGTGAAGCGGGGACTTCCTGCCCCCCTCCGCCTTCCGGCCCATTCGTGGCACGGACAGCGGTGATGGTAATGGACTCAAGGTCCTTTTTGACAGAAGTGTCAGTATCTGCGGCTTCAGAGGGCTCCTCTCAGGTTTGATCAAACTGATCTTGAGTCAGTGGGTGTGTTCTTGTGGTTGCTGGCCACCGCTGTACAATGAAAGAGGAATTTCTTCTTATATTTCTTTCGATGTGACGTGGTTTTGCTAATATGCAAATATTTAGTCACCAGTTATGTAAGATGATCCTTCGCTGTGTGTTTGATTTCGTGTTTAATTGTGCTGTGGCTGACTTTAATTTGGGTAACGGCAGAGAGGTGTGACCCTGACagtgatggaggggggggggtcctatcCACCAGACCTACACATCATTTCCTGCACATCACTTCTTGTGCCTTCCTGTCCTTCTGCAGGCTGAAGAACCTGCCCTTTAACTTCACCAAGCTGAACCAGCTCACCGCCATGTGGCTGTCAGAGAACCAGGTACGACCTGCAGCCCCGGGGCATGCGTAGCAGAGGTCTGGGGTGCCCCCACGTGCCGGCCTGCACGGGCTGTGCGGAATGATGGCCATCATGGGGAAGTGTGGTATGCCTGCCAGGCTAGCGCACAGCCACCAGCTTCCCCATCTGTCACGGACCGTGGCAGGCAGatgtgggcggggccagggCTCGTCAGTGGGCGGGTCTGGGGTTTCAGTGACAGCCAGAGAATGAGGTTCAGCCTCTACCATCTCAAAAGGCCTAACTGAAAACTCAGAAGATAACAGCAACATCCCCCCTCTGCTAGCCAATACACCTGAGTAGTGAAGGTTGATCTAGGTTGATTTTAAACTTTGATTTCATCAACAGAACTGTAGTTAAGAATTACTGTGTCAGTCTTTAGTCTCGTGCTTCCGCTCTGGTTTGCTCAATAGCAGCAGCCTCGTTTAGGCATATATGCTTGTTCTGTGTGAGACAGGCACCTCTCCCTGTAGCTTTACACGAGATCCTCTGAAGTGATTTGGAAGGTTTTAGCTTAAAGCCCCAAAGTGGATTTTGATCTTAAGGCAGTGCTTCAGTGATGTGGATGAGAGCAGTGATGTGGCTAAGAAGGGTCAAAGGTTAACTCCACTCGCCGGCTCATCTTAGGGAGCTTCTGAAAGGCCCAGAAGCGAGCATCCTCGCCTCACTTGCAGAGAGTCCTCCACATTCAGcttaaaagatttttttattaaagcACAAACATGGGATTTTAATGAGGTGGTAAACGTTTGGGAATGAAGAATTGTACTTACATGGAAAATGCGTTTGGCTCAGTGCTTATAGCAGCGTTAGTGAACAACAACAAGGACATGCATCAATGGACAGTTACAGAAATGATAAACAACAATACACAATGCCAGGATTTATACTGATAAAGTATTTGTTACGCTCTCTCGCCCCCGCAGTCAAAGCCCCTCATCCCGCTGCAGAAGGAGGAGGACCCAGAGACCCACAAGACTGTGCTCACCAACTACATGTTTCCACAGCAGCCCCGCACCGAGGACTGTGAGTCTCCCAAACGCCGCCTCGCACGGTGCCCTACCAGGACTAGCCTGCACCTCAGAGGCCAGGGTTGCACCTCGGGGCTCAGGGCCACACTTGATTGGCCCATGGTTCAGAAGGACATTTGTGATTTACATTTAATTAGCCTTCCAGCTAATGGGATCTGTGTGACGTGCCATCCTCCGCATATTTGTggtcctgggtttgaacagGCGGTTTACAGGAGACCTGTCAGTGGGGTCGGGGGAGAGGTGACATCatgtattataaaatataaacaggTCTTCCGCTGGTTAATTGGGTTGTCTTATGCTGAGATTTCCCTCACCCCCCATTACCCCCAGCTGGTGGGGGGAAAGTGTCAAGCTAAAAATGATAGCGTAGCCTCCTTTGGGCACGCTTCTGCTTCCTGTTCCTTCAGCCGTTTTTGGTCTCCCCACTGGCCCGGGGAGCAAGAAAGAGAAGGTGTCGCAGTCATTTGTGAAGGATGTGTCAGTCCTTAGGGTGCATTTTAATAGTATTAAGAGTGGGTGTCGGTCTGACTCCTTGTTAAGAATACGCACACGGCGTCGGAGCAACTCTGTTCCGCCTCGCACCGTGCCCTCTTGCTCGTACACGCAGGCCACATGACTGTGGCGGCTTGTTGCCGTAGCAGGGCGGTGCGGCTTGGTACCTTAACGGCAGGCAGTTGGGCAATGGGGATGTTTCTGCGCATCAAGGCATCACGCTCCATCTAACAGAGCTGCTCTGTAGCTTTTTGTTGAGATTAACACCTTAGATTTAAAGGCCTCATATGCGCGTTTCTGATTGCCATTGCACCACCTATGTCTGTTTAACATGCTCCAAGAAGAGCAGAAGGTTTTCTGCGGCACAACCAGAACAATGAGACCAGCTTGTTTTGCTgtcgggaaggggggggtggaggagggggggctcaAAATGGAATCCGAACCGATTCCCGGGGGAACAGGGGGGCATTAAAGTCTTAACCTGTTTCCTAGCAACCTGACTTCAGTCTTCCGTGAATAAAAGTGGCCACTTGGCATGAAGTGCAGCCCACTGCAGTCTAGGAATGCCCCGTAACCACAACACGGCCAGGCCTGCAGGGGCACGGCAGCACCGGGGACGCTAAGCGCTGCCTCTTGGGGGGTGTGATGACGCGCATCTCAGTGGGGATGCCGTTCTGCCCTGTTTACCCGCTACGCAGGGCGCCTTGTGCTGCCGCTGCGTCCCGCGGTGCTGCGGTCTGCGTGATTCTGTGTGTGATTACTCAccactctgtctctctgcccacCCACCCTCAGACACCCCCACCTCAGACAACGAGAGCTTCAACCCTTCCCTGTGGGAGGAGCAGCGAAAACAGCGCGCCCAGGTGGCCTTCGAGTGCGACGAAGACACGGACCGAAGGGACATGCCCCCGCGGGTCAGTGCCGGCCCTGGGTCTGCAAGCGCATCTTTGTGTTATAGTCCTTCCTTACTTAACATGGGGTGTGACTTGCTCAGCCTGCGTCCCGTGTGACCCTTACCAGGAGCAGCTAATTAATGGGGGTAACAGCTGGTGTGGTGACTTCCTGCTCATTGGTATTTGGTGAATGTTCTCGCATCCCTAGTTGTGTGTTTATCTACCACCTGCCGTGGCCCTGCTTCCTCCTAGCTGTCTAACGTGGCTCGCTTTTCCAGGAGGGCATCCTGAAACGATACCCCACGCCTTACCCCGACGAGCTGAAGAACATGGTGAAGACGGCCCAGTCCATCGCCACCCGCCTCAGGGAGGATGAGTCCGGTGACGAGTCCGGCAGGGAGAGCAAGGCCAGTGACAGGGCACCCACGGGTGTGCGGGACGTGGGTGTCAAGGTCGGTCCCCTATGAGGCGCTCCTCAGCTTAGGCGGGTCTGTTCAGGGTCACTGGATTCATTAAAAAGGAAATGGCATCCCCTTAGTGTACAGAGTCCTTCTTTCCATTATTCTAGAACTGGGGTGCCTGAAAGGGCACTTGGATATGCGGGATTTCCCTGcaagtcactaattaaattactaattagaggactgattggctgaagagtcctcacacctgggtttgaatagCTGACCTGAAAATGATCCCAAATACATGCTTATAttctttgtggataagattgcccagcCCTGTTCTAGCCCTGTTTTATTTAAGTAAATGTGAAAACTATTAGTTCCTGCACACTTTTATCATTCTTTAGTTATGGCTTGATGTTCACACGCAGAAAATGAGTCACAGCACACATTGCATGAGTGATCTGTCCTCCAGCAAAGCGCCCTAATGCTtcatctcccctgccaggtggTCGAGAATACCTGTGCCAACGGAAAGCCGGTGGAAGCAGACCCCAAAGCCACCATGAACAGCCTCACCGGCAGTATCACGCCTGAGCCGGGAGAGGAAGAGATTCCAAGGACACACAACGCCCCCCTGATAATGCCTGAAAACCCAGGCATGGTGCTTAACCACGAGGACGCCCTCGAGGTACCGTGGAGAGGCACCGCTCACAGCTCATAGCTCATACATGACTTTAGCGGCTTCAGGGCGTTCTCTAAGGCACTTTTAGCACTGGAGTGCATGTCCAGGTTTTGGTGATTAAATATGCTTGTctttggaaggttgttggtgaTTCACACCCTGTCATGGCCCTACATGCCACAAAATCTGTAAAAATCTAAAAACAGCATGTGGATTTGAGAATGCAATTAGCACAGTGCTCTTGTCCATGATGCTGAATAGCAGCTGAAGAGCTGTGAGGTAATGGCAATCTGGCCTGCTTATTGGCTTCTGTGTTGTGACATCACCAGCAGGCTTGTATACACGGCGGAGTCCTCTTTCATCTTAAGTATTTGTTTTACCGTCCTCCCCCCAAAGGGCTCAGAGGAGCTGTCCTCAGAAGACGACGAGATGAAGGTGGCGGAAATGCGCCCCCCTCTGATCGAAATCTCCATCAACCAGCCCAAGGTGGTGGTCCTGGGCAAGGATAAGAAAGGTACGGGGTTTGAGAGGACAGGGAAGGGGTGGGAGATTGgagccggggggtgggggcctcTCAGACCTTGCAGTTCTAACCGAAtccccctcctccctccccagAGGAGAACAGGGATGCAGACTCGCTGCTGGACGATACGGTGGCCAACAGCAACCAGAACAACAGCAACTGCTCGTCACCGTCGCGCATGTCAGACTCTGTGTCCCTGACGACGGACAGCAGCCAGGACATGTCGCTGTGCACGCCAGAGCGCGAGGCCCGGCTGCCCTTTCTGCCCAAGAGCTGGTGAGCCCCACAGCAGTGATCTGGCCATTCACGCCGTCAAGGCTGCTCAGATGTTTGGCCAGAGCTGTCACTTGATGAACCGCAGTGACGAACCCCCCGTCTCTGTTTTCTTTTAGTTCAAGACAAGAGGATGAGAATCAGAACCAGCTGCGCAGCAGCGAGCCGCCGCTGCAGAACGGCAGCACCTCGGACACATTGCTGCAGGCGCTGCTGAAGGGCCAGCCGGGCTCGGAGCCACGGCTCGGGCACATGGCCGCCTTCGACGTCGCCATGGAGGAGAAGCTCTCCTTGCTGCGGGACATCGACCTGAACAGTCGCGCCGGGGACAAGTGGGACCACATCAACCGGAACGTGATGGAGCCCACGGACAACTTCACACGGGTGGGGGACCCCGACAAGGCCGGCGACCTGCCCACCCCCAACAACAACACACAGCCCGCCGGGGCCCTTGAGAACGGCAACCGGCCCCTTGTCgacagccctgggggggggaccCGCTCGTTGGCCGAAGTCCGGACGGCAGCAGTGGGCGTCACTGCCGGAGGCGAAGCCCAGCTCTCGCGGAGCACTGAAGAGCTGTCCCCTCAGAAGAGGGCGCCACCTGCGCCGGTGGTCAAATCTCAGAGTGTCACCAACATGGAGATGGGTGGCATGAAGCTATATGGAATCGAGTCCGACGGGGGCCTCTACGAGGCGGGGCCAGCAGGCCGAGGCCCTGCACCTGGCGCTCAGGGCCAGAGCATCGTCAGGAGCAAGTCGGCCTCGCTGCTAAGCGACCAGCCCCTGCAAGTGTACCCCAGCACCTCTGCGTCCTCCTCCGACCTGATGCTGGGCTCCCGGATGACCGCGGTCCGAGCTGACCCCGCCGGCCCCAGGGGTCCACTGCCTGCCGGCATGCAGCAGCAGCCGCCGCCGCAGTATAACATCCAGTACACCAGCAGCGCAATGCCCAAGGACGGCCTGTGGGCCCTGCGCATGCCCATGCCGCCTGAGCAGGCCTACCTGCCTCCCCAGCACTTGCTGGCCAACACCAACTACTCCAACCGCAACCATGCCCCGCCCTACCCCCTGCAGCCGCTGCAGCGTGGCCTGCTCCGGCCCACGGACCTGAGACCCGTGGACAGGATGTTGCCCCCTAGGGGCCCCCTGCAGCGGCAGCCCAGCATGTCCTCCTCCTCGGCTGTCTCCATGTCGCTGCAGGACCCCAGGCGCGTGGCAGTTCCCGAGGGTGACTACCTGACTTACCGGGAGATCCACACACCGGGCCGGGGGTTGGCGCCCATGACCCAGGCGGGACCTCGGCCCCTGTCGGCCCGCACCTATAGCGTTGATGGGCCGGGCATGCCCCGCCCTCACAGTGCGCGGCCACCCCCCCATGAGGTGCCGGAGAGGACCATGTCAGTGACTGACTTCAACTACCAGCAAGTAAGCCCCAGCAAGCGGCCCAATGTGCGCGTCAAGTCAGAGCACTCGCTGCTGGAAGGGCCAGGCACGGGACGCGTGCCCGCCGACTGGAGGGACCAGGTCATGAGGCACATTGAGGCAAAGAAAATGGAGAAGGTAGGCGCCTTGACGCTGGCTCCCCCCAACGTGGGCTCCCCCAACGAGCCAAAACCCCAACGGCCTTTAAAACGAGGACTTACGACCTTAAGTCAGATATGGGCTAGGGGCAGGGAAGTGGTTGCCATGGACGCCGGGATGTGATGCCACCCCTCGCTGGTGCTGACAGGTTTAGCGCGGATGTCTGCTAAAGTCGTGAGGTCCTTTGCTCGCCAGTAGCTGGCTTGTGGATCGTGTTTCTTGCTCTGCCACTTTCCTGGGTCTAATGTCTTTGCAGGAGCTTTTATGTACCTTCAGCAGTGCTCAGGAGCTCTGCAGTATTTGTCATTCCAGAAGGCCGCTGTTTCTATTGCTTTCCCTCACCCACTCCACTCTCGCccgctgctgcccccccctccctgcgtGCTGCGATGGCCCCCTATTCCCCTAACACTGTGTGTCCGTCTTCAAGTGGATCGTGTCTCTGCCCGTGGTGTGTGGCACTCACTGCATGCCATATCAGGGCACCGGTGAGAGCGTGAGGTTTGGGGGGGTTGTGcgaaggtggggggggaggggggtgcgggTAACGCCTGCATGCTCACTGAAGTGTCCATGATGTTGGATCTGTGTCCCCTCTGCACAGAGCATGCTCTCTTGGTCCCTTAACGCCACTAGTGACAGCTCTAGGGACATGCATGTCAGCCCCGGCATTGTGGCCTTTAGCCCTGGGGACAGACGGCCGTACGGAGCCTTCAGCTTCTGTGTGAGTACACCCAGCCCCCCCTCAcccactcaccccccccaccccatactGACAGGCCCTTGTTTACAAAGGCATCCTAACCTGTCTGCATGCTGTGTCCCCAAGCCCCTCCCATGACCCCCCTACATAGACCGACACTCTTTTACAGAGGCATTGtaacctgtctgtctgcatgctaTGTCCCAAAGCCTTtcccatcagccccccccccaccccccccactgaCAGACCCTCGTTTACAGAGGCATAGTAACCTATCTGCATGCTGTGCCCTCATGCCCTTCACCCTCCCCATATCGCGATAATCCCATGATATCAGCAACGTGACCAGTTAAAGTCCATCTTTTTTGACACATGATCCAGATTCCAGCTGGTCCTGACCTAATTCTCCAGTcaacttctctccctctccattGATTCCCTCAGAAAAACCCACAGTAATTCCACAACATAGTGGCTGTCATCTGTGTTGCTTTCTTAGATCTCAGATCAGACCTGCGTTTCCTGGCTGCTCAGAGCCGCACACTAACATGTggcttttaaaatttatttatttatgcatttttacacGCCCCGGTAAGTACGAGTTACCCCTTGCTGGGGCAGTTTGGCATGCTCTTTCTGATCCGCTGCTGTGCCGAGGCTTCGCAGTCTACGCCTCACATAGGCAGTCAACAGTGGGAAACCTGGAAAGTCAGAGAAGTAGAATCGCTTGGTTTATGCTTGTTGTGTAAACTTTACCGTCGTCCCGGGATGTCAGTGTTCTGGCTCTTTGCCAGGGGCTGCAGTGCTGCTTACAGATTCCCATCtcatgtatttttcattttatatattattaccTCTTGTTCCTCTCCCGCAATGGAAAATTGGATCGCTGTACCACTAGCATCTTACATTATCCATGCGCTCTGGGTGATGTCATGTAAACAGGTTTCCAAAGCCAAAGCCGACTGGACCTGCAAGCTGGAGATGGCTTCGTGTTTGGTGGATAAAGTGCAGAGCTCCCCCCACCCGCCAGTGCATGCTTTTTGCCAACGGGGGCACTCTAAGCTCTGCCCCGTAAGCTAGCCGGCTGATGGTATCACCATCGGTGTCAGTGTCATGCTGTAGATGGACAGAGCTGCGACCTGACTTGCTTCATACTGCTgatgtacatttattttaaatgaataaatctgCTTATTTAAGCGCCATTCAAGTTCATCAAGTTCAGCTTTTTGGGTGAAGCGGACCTCACCTTCAGCGCCCACTGGAAGCCCGTCTGTAAAAACCACGCCCCTCTCCTGCTCTTCCTCACCCTTTCCTCTTCTTTTCATGACCCTATTTAGCAGtgcagtttaatttaatttgctaATGCATTCTTTGGCattattccaaaaaaaaaaacaccttttccttgtcctccccccccctcccccccccatccttcccCCCAGCAGGAAGATGTTTTTGGACTTCCTGGACCACAAGGCTACACCATGGACACACTGCGAAAAGTAAGTCTCCAGATTGGACCCTTCGAGCTGAGCTGGAGATGAGGCATGGCCTCGGGGTGCAGTTCTGCATGTTGGTCAGCAAGTGGTGTGATAGTTAACTGCCGCTGAAGTGATTTACAGTATTTCTGTTTCAAAGCAGCCAGCATTGGCTCATCATGGTTCGCGAGACTGACTGATCCACTGAGTCCGGCTGCTCTTTGCGTTGCGGCTTTGGGGATGTAGCGGGAGCGAGCGGCTAGACGGGGGAGCAGGAGGCAGGTTCTGCACACAAGCGGCACGCGGACATGAGCCAGGCTCTGTCCGCCACGCGGAGCCTTGCTCAGGGACGCCCGAGTCGGCTTCATCACGGCTGACTCTCCCATTCCACACGTGCCATTTCTACAGATGATGTCTTCATAGTGCCAATCAGCTTTTAATGGCCACTCTGTGCTCCTCCGCCAAGCGGCGATTCGGGGGCAAGTCTAGGCCTGGAATGCCGCCCTCCCGATCGGCCTCTGCTGTGTCCCAAAGCCATGCTGATCTGCTCTCCTGTAATGAGGAACAGATCGTGTGGAAGTGTGTGCGGTGACAGCCCTGAACATGCATTTTTCTCGTCCAGCGTTCCCAGTACTGACTCCCCGCCCCCCTTCCCCGATAATAGAGATGAAAAGAagagattcccccccccccctccaggggtGTGGGGGATTCTCCCAGCTCTCCCCACCGCGATAAGGCACATTCCAGCGCGGCTCGCATTAGCTGCTCCATTACCGCCTCATAGAAAAATGTCTCCGCGTTTCCATGGCGTTCTCGGGGGGCCCCCTCTCCAGCCTGCCGTGGGGTCTGTCTGCCGTCTGTCTGGGTTCAGAGTTTGTTTCATGCTGTGGGTTCATGGAGTCTGGTCACCAGGCAATGGATCCGTTCGGTTTCCCATTTCCGTTTTCGTGATGCTTGTGGGTTTCCACTTCCCGGAATTCCCATATCTTATTTGGTATTCCTTCCCTCTAATCATCAAACTGTGCTGTGgtcatttatttatctatttatttattttagctttGTGTGCCATCTGTTGTCAGAACAGTGCAACTGCAATGTTTAGTGcatcttttattattattaaacagtGTTAGAGCAAAAGCTGTTGAGTATCTGCCATGGAGGTGTCAGCAGAAGCACATTGCAgcaggtttttgttttttcacaCACAGCTCTGCATCTTTTCACGTCAACCTGTAAAGCACACTTTCATATACTGTGGCAGTGTGGCTAAAGCTTTAATTAACAGCAGCCTTGATTAATCAAGTTTAAGATGTAGGTTATTAGCAGCGTAAGTGCTGTGCGGTTCCCCATGGGGCTCGTCAGCGGCCCATCTCACGGCGTTCTGTGCTGGTGTTCGGTAGCGGCAAATTCTGGAGAGCTGGAGCATAGGGACTCTGTttgtggctcagcgggctgGGACATCGTGCCTTTGATTCGAAGGTCACTGGTTAAAATACCACCATTAGAGTGATGCCACTGTTGAACAAAGCTCTTAaatcccagttgctccagggactgtttGACCCTGATTTCTCAGTTGTGCGTCTCTTtcgataaaagcatctgctaagtaaATGTAAAAGTAGAGCGTTGAGGTGACCACATTAGACCCGTGGGATTGCCTGTGCCCAGTGCCAGGTTTCTCAGGAGAGCATGTTAGGAGGATGGGAATGCCACCCACACTGTGTACAGGGGAAGCAGTCTCCTCAGCTGCCACAGTTGCCCTCCCATCGCCGT
This is a stretch of genomic DNA from Paramormyrops kingsleyae isolate MSU_618 chromosome 7, PKINGS_0.4, whole genome shotgun sequence. It encodes these proteins:
- the erbin gene encoding erbin isoform X2, producing the protein MTSKRSLFGRLVPCRCLRGEEEAVTSLDYSHCSLEQVPKEIFGFEKTLEELYLDANQIEELPKQLFNCQSLNRLSLPDNDLTVLPAGIANLANLRELDISKNSIQEFPENIKNCKVLTIVEASVNPISKLPEGFTQLLNLTQLYLNDAFLEFLPASFGRLTKLQILELRENQLKMLPKSMQKLTQLERLDLGSNEFTEVPEVLEQLTGIRELWLDGNRLTFLPGMLGSLKQLSYLDVSKNNVEMLDEQISGCENLLDLLLSHNALTQLPGSIGSLKKLTALKVDENQLMYLPDSIGGLAALEELDCSLNEIEALPPSMGQCTNLRTFAADHNFLTQLPPEVGSWKNLTVLFLHSNKLESLPEEMGEMQKLKVINLSDNKLKNLPFNFTKLNQLTAMWLSENQSKPLIPLQKEEDPETHKTVLTNYMFPQQPRTEDYTPTSDNESFNPSLWEEQRKQRAQVAFECDEDTDRRDMPPREGILKRYPTPYPDELKNMVKTAQSIATRLREDESGDESGRESKASDRAPTGVRDVGVKVVENTCANGKPVEADPKATMNSLTGSITPEPGEEEIPRTHNAPLIMPENPGMVLNHEDALEGSEELSSEDDEMKVAEMRPPLIEISINQPKVVVLGKDKKEENRDADSLLDDTVANSNQNNSNCSSPSRMSDSVSLTTDSSQDMSLCTPEREARLPFLPKSCSRQEDENQNQLRSSEPPLQNGSTSDTLLQALLKGQPGSEPRLGHMAAFDVAMEEKLSLLRDIDLNSRAGDKWDHINRNVMEPTDNFTRVGDPDKAGDLPTPNNNTQPAGALENGNRPLVDSPGGGTRSLAEVRTAAVGVTAGGEAQLSRSTEELSPQKRAPPAPVVKSQSVTNMEMGGMKLYGIESDGGLYEAGPAGRGPAPGAQGQSIVRSKSASLLSDQPLQVYPSTSASSSDLMLGSRMTAVRADPAGPRGPLPAGMQQQPPPQYNIQYTSSAMPKDGLWALRMPMPPEQAYLPPQHLLANTNYSNRNHAPPYPLQPLQRGLLRPTDLRPVDRMLPPRGPLQRQPSMSSSSAVSMSLQDPRRVAVPEGDYLTYREIHTPGRGLAPMTQAGPRPLSARTYSVDGPGMPRPHSARPPPHEVPERTMSVTDFNYQQVSPSKRPNVRVKSEHSLLEGPGTGRVPADWRDQVMRHIEAKKMEKSMLSWSLNATSDSSRDMHVSPGIVAFSPGDRRPYGAFSFCEDVFGLPGPQGYTMDTLRKVPLPNGQVCPPPRPPMSCGPAPMARHPSREQLIDYLKMKVSQQAQGPPRSPLDLVQQEVHVQIEKNPELGFSISGGLGGRGNPFRPEDHGIFVTRVQPEGPASKLLQPGDKIIQANGYNFVNIDHGYAVSLLKTFPSTVDLIIVREMSA